The genomic stretch GCTTAAGTCTGGACCTGCTCATCCACTCGCCCATACACGACATGTACCTGTGCTTCAACCGCTCTCGCTTGATCGGCAGGCGATTGGTAAGAAAGTTTCACTAAAACATTGGCTTAAGGACCCACTTAATTTCCACTAACAAGTATCGTATGCGATGGAAGACATTCCATTTTCGCCAACATCGGTTTTAGTATTATGCCCCACATAGAaaacaacatttatatttttaaaaacccgtGGTTTGGTCCACAGGTGTTTTACTTGAATAAAAGGAATTCCATTATCTGAAATATTTATATCCTACTTCTGGGCTTCATAGGATAAAAGGATATATAGACAGCTAGTACACCAGCTGCATATAAATTCAACACGAAGTTCCCTTTAAGTGCTCAAAAGAAACGAATTTTTAAGCAACTTACACTAACAagaatatacttacttaaatatttgttatttagtcCAATGAAAATTTATAACAGTTTTGTTTTGTCAACAGACGCGATTTCAAGCAGAAAGACAACCGAACTGTTTATTCAAAGAAGAATTTGTAAACGGCTACAACCGTTACCACCTGGTGAGGAACGAAGACCGATACATAGGATTCAACAGGAGAGGTGGCCAGATGAGACGTTTGAAGAGCCAAATCCCCCAGCGACAGCAAaagtgtttttcatttttgaaaaTAGCTCACGAATTCAATATAGAAAACCACAATGATATCCTCGCCGGCAACATGCCTCGGCGCCCGCAGCGTAGAACCCGGCCCCCATCGCAAAACTCCATCAAGCCACCTTGTCGCGTTCGCCATCACCACGGCAGGCATCAGAGGCGAAGGCTCTGCGAGGGCACGTAGACGTCTCGTCTCATCGTTTGCAGCTCATTTACGCTTCAACGCTTCACGCGTTCCGTTGCCAGCTGTCGATGGACCTTGTGAGTGGACAGAGTATTAGTCAACTACCGCAGTATTATTACAGTGACGAGGACTGGATAGCGTTAGGTTAGCGCTCGGCCGCGATGGCTGCGGCGTTTCAAACGTCGCATGAATGGTAGCTGAAGCGAGAGAGAGAGCAAACATTTGAATGGGGAGAAAAAGTCGAGCCGGGACGACGTTTGGAGCTGTGAAATTCCTTAAGGTCGTGTAACATCGTGGCGCTCGTTTGCTCTTCTGCCTGCGCTTCGACTCATGCTCTAAAAGGAAAAAAAGTGTTCTGTACATAGAGCAAATAGTAGTCTCGCTAGTCACGAGTCTTCCGACAGACCACCGCTGAACTTTGATGCCTGTGCGCGACAAGGAAACTATGTGGCACATCGTCATTAATGTGCCGAAACAGAATCGTCCCTTCCTTGCGACGAGCCCTTTGAACGTTTCAGTTTAACCTCGATTGCTCCGGCTGGCTCGCCATAGTGTAGTTACAACGCCTTTACGCCAATTCTcagtgtattattatttaatgcttTACTGTTAATTTAGTACGGATCATGTTATCtgcttgtaaatataataaacgtgtctACTTAtttatcgaaaaataaaaacgttaatcAAAATTTGTAAGCGTAGATGTTAGTGTAAAGttgtattaaaatgttttgtatttaataatggaTATTTAATCCGACCAACTGCTCTCTTGTGATTAGCCACAGTTGATAATGTTCGTATGACCTAGATTCCTTTCTGCCTCTACCAAAACATCtttcttaattgttttttgtatcgGATTAAACTATGAATTGGATTAATGTATGATTTTGAGCGGTtttgtacatattatttttaagtgtttgtCTGAGAGTGATAGGTTTCGAATCTCTTCTCGTCCTTATTCTAACTTCTCGATGTAAAACggtgtctttattatttatttggaaaataattcCAGACAATATAGACTGttcgttaataaaaataaaactgaatatgGAGACATCACTTCGTTTTGCGCCGACGAAATTAATGAAATGATAAAGGacattgtaatatttaatatttaaataagatctGTGCCATAGTGTGGTGGCAGTGTATGACCTTGTGTTCGCATTGTGTTTAGTGTGTTAAGTTTATGTCTGTAAACTATGAGtagataaaattgtttaaacataagacaaataacaaaatataaaacgtaataTATCCCAGTGTCTATTTAAATTCCAGTATTTTGTAAACTTTCGATGTTGCTATAACCATTAGTGAAGGTCGCTTTCGATTGCACGTTATCGATGTTGTCATAATGACAAAACGTGTAAAAGACATAGATACATTCCAaacaatataatgtaaaaatagtTTACGATGTATACGCTTAAATACACaataaatttgttataatatgaCACTGTTTATGTAACGCCGtgtctatatttataattattcagATGCTGAAAACGAAATCATATAATTGCTAAGAAAAATTACGaaattaaatcatatttaaCTCGCATaatcctttttattattttgtacccTTACCTTCAAACCGCGTTGGTGGATATTGTGTATATTAGGTCGCCGTGTTGgtattaaaacttttactttataaaGCAGAAGCCGGTTTTGTTTCTTTGAAATAGGTAAATCATATATATcatcagtaaataataaattttttgattgataaaaaatattttaaaagcaatgAAAGAAGGGTCCTGTTCTTACAACACTCTTATCGACAAACAAACGTTTGGTGACGTAAAAATTTACAGTATGAAGATTTGTCATTTACATACATGAAAGAATTGCATTTCGtgcacaatttaaattttattcccaAAAATGAAGTTTTTAGACTAGGTATGATGCCACGGTTCTTGAATAAAAATTGCGACCCAGTTGAAATGTGTTTTATATGCTTTAGATGATTTTCTGGGGACAAATCTCACTACCTCCTTTTACCTTGTACCAAAAATTCTtcaacatattattatgtacgaTGTATTTGACAGGGTCAGTATGTATCGCATTTAATGCCAAAGATGTTTGTAGAGATTAGGCAAATGCTTGGATTTTTATTATCGGATTAAGCTCATAACTTAAAATCGACGCATTTTATTTAAGAGTCGAATTCTTTGATTCTTGGTCGACCTGACATTTATTAGGCAACACAATTTTACTTACAAAATGTTTCATCACaaaattacggtttttttaattatgggaTTTGCAAAACAAACTACTCATACTTTCTCATTACTTTATGGGGacatttattattaggtatcaAAATTGACTTTTGTCATAAACTTGTGgaaattaaaagttatattcCTAATAGGCGgagttatctatctatctgtccCGGAGGCTATGTCAAAAACAGCCGCATCTCAAAAGTTGTAATTTCAAACCTATGTTTTCAATGGCATAGACAAATAAGCCTTAAGCTTTTTTTATCCATAACTGTATCACACAGAATCAGGGGTCTTTACTTAAACAGAAAAGATAAGAAgcagttaatttattaaataaaaattatataaatttacaatatattaaatttgtatggAAACTACGAACAAACGTTCGAAACAGCACTCTCACACAGGTGCACTTACTAAAATCCTACGATAATAGCTTTGGGCCTCGTCGATGCGTCTTCTGTGTTAGTGTGCTGTTTCAAACGTTCGTAATTCCATCTATGTATCGTCACAAAATATTCGGAGCCATGTTAGGTTACTATTTTTGATCGATGTAGGTAGCCGGTAGGTAACCAATGAGCAATTCCAATAATCTGACCGGAAGAAGCCGTTTACGGGTGAAATTTAACTCGAAAAACAAATAGGGTTGAGTTAACTAGCAGACATGATGCCGCTTATGCGTGCGTTCTACGATTAGCACCTAGAGGCACAGAGTAGATCTGGCATAGAGACATAGTTTTAGCCttagctttttttaatattttatcgttACGATTCTACCTCAAACAGTTTTTTCGAGACGACTTGTACGAATGATGACGGAAAACTTCAtttataagaagcatcctatacgTAAAATGCGCGGTGCGTCTATGGTGTCAATTAAATCAATTGCGGTCGTCTCATGCAGCAGAAAAATTCGAATAATTCgcagaaattaatgtttaaatttttccatTATTGGTGAAGTAAACTTCATTACTAGTCAAATGttatttagtacccataacacaagctacgcttactttggggtttgatggcgacgtgtgtattgtcgaagtatatttatttagtttttataattcacttcaattgctagacttagtagccgttgggctaaataagcgcaaGCTTTTAGGTTCCAGGTCACTTCATTACTTTGAATATTGtatataggtttttttaaatcgtatAGATTACATTGATAGGTGTCGACATTTCATGTGCAAGTCATCGAAAATATCAAAACGAGCGTAACCGAGGATAAAAGGTCGTATAGTAAATCTCAATAAAGTTATCCAACCGTAAATTTTCCTGTTTCTCCGTTTACATTATGCAATAGATGCATGCacataaatatgtacctataccTATTCTTATTTGTATCGTAAACCAGGTGGACGATCGTAAAACGTCTTTGGTCTTTGTCATGATACCATTATGTTTATCAAGGACCTAGACGACGTAATAGTGACGTAACACATAATTCAAGTATCAATTTGTTAACCCTATTTTCCGCTCTATTGAGGGCCAACGTAGAGTATTTATGCGAATTTTGTATCAAATgagatttttacaaaaaaaataaaaaatgatgacGTGGCTATATGACGTGTTTTCGAAAAACTTTTACGGTTAGgtatattatgattacttatCGGAATGATACCATAACcttaatacttttattaatttttgtctgttgtCAGCTGTAGACTAACAGCTCCCAATCAACTGTCAACAGCTGATTGCAATCATGTTGGTGCCTTTAAAGCTGATTTCCTTTACATTTGTTTCAGACCTTTTTCATTTAGGTAGCAAGAGGACTCTGCAAAGAACCCTCCGCTGGA from Pararge aegeria chromosome 15, ilParAegt1.1, whole genome shotgun sequence encodes the following:
- the LOC120629855 gene encoding uncharacterized protein LOC120629855 isoform X1 is translated as MLYIAPCIDCALTGRYVTWLPGARLQCWMILTVYTLPQLAVSAKILCLLMVVICGAVPSMVRSVRLFNQCSHTFVNVFPNGTVMARYDGNDQPNLTLSTHGLSLDLLIHSPIHDMYLCFNRSRLIGRRLTRFQAERQPNCLFKEEFVNGYNRYHLVRNEDRYIGFNRRGGQMRRLKSQIPQRQQKCFSFLKIAHEFNIENHNDILAGNMPRRPQRRTRPPSQNSIKPPCRVRHHHGRHQRRRLCEGT
- the LOC120629855 gene encoding uncharacterized protein LOC120629855 isoform X2, giving the protein MLPQLAVSAKILCLLMVVICGAVPSMVRSVRLFNQCSHTFVNVFPNGTVMARYDGNDQPNLTLSTHGLSLDLLIHSPIHDMYLCFNRSRLIGRRLTRFQAERQPNCLFKEEFVNGYNRYHLVRNEDRYIGFNRRGGQMRRLKSQIPQRQQKCFSFLKIAHEFNIENHNDILAGNMPRRPQRRTRPPSQNSIKPPCRVRHHHGRHQRRRLCEGT